GCTCCTTGAACTCCGCAAATCCCAGCCTGCCCGCTTCCTTGAGGCGGCGCGCCTCGGCGGCCAGTACGTTGAGCCGCTCGAGGTTGGGTTGGGGAGGGGCGATCATGGCAAACCAAGCTCCTTCCGAGCCTTCTCAATCATAGCATGCCCGGTCGGGTCGAAGGCAAACAGCGTACGAGCGGCAAAAGTGTGCGCTGCGAAGCACTCACAGAAGTATTCTTCCCAGTCACGCCGTGCCCGCAGGCTGATCGCTGATCCACTCCGATACGCCTCCTGGACCAGGGCGATGAAGCCCTCCCGACCCTTGAGGTCCACGAGCAGGTGGTGGCCGATCTCGTGAATCAGGGTACGGCGCAGGGCCTCCACCAAAGTTTCTCCGGTCGCTGAGAAGGTCTTGAGGCGGGCCGGACGGAAGTCCTGATTGATCGTTTGTGCGGGGCGTGCGCTATTGAGCACCAGGTGCTGCTCGTCCTCCAGGTAATACCCCAGAAGCACGTTTTCCCCCTGGCCGGGTAGAGGTTGAATGTCAAGGACTGCCAGGGGTCGCTTGCGCAGATACTCGCTGAGTCCAGCTTGGGCCAGAGCCCGGTAAACTGCGTTGGTGTCCGCGCTTGAGAGAACGCTTCTGCCGGCCAAAAACTGTTCCCCTAAGCGAATTTGCTCGGCCCGCATGGAGCCCATCCTATCCTGCTCATACTGAAAGGCCGCCCATAGCTCAGGATCGTAGTCCGATGCTCTGGGTCGCCATCCTTCCACATCCGGAGGCCTGCCGAAGCCCTCGAGCGGGGGCTGGTCGGGCACGGTCTGGCTGACGCGTCCTCGTGCTTGCTCCGCCGAGTAGGTCACCAACGCCGTGCGGCAGCGGAAGTGCAGGGGCGGAATATGGTTAGTCCAGAATGGATCATCCGCCGGGCGCACCACCCCGGCGAGGTTGCGGCAGATGCTGGAGGTGCGGCCATCGAGAACCACCTCGAGGCCCCAGTATGGCCGGGAGTCCCGCAGCTCGTTGGCCGCCCGCCAGCGCCCGGCCCCGTAGGCCATCTGCAGGTTGGTATCGAAGATGGTCCGCAGGCGGTGGGGGCTCTGCCCTCCCCAGGCCCGGGCTACCTGCTGACTCAGCCTCTCCCGGAACCTCTCGAAGGTTTCCCCCTCCGCCAGAGCGGCGTCCAGCGCGTTCATGACCTCCTGCACCAGGTCGAGCCGGGCCAAGCCGGCTACGAAGAACGCCCGCCGGCGGGCGGCGTCGCTCAGGGCACGGAACTCGGGGTCGGTGACGGGGAGCCTCGAGCGGAAGAACTCGAGGGCCGCCTCCGGGTCAACCGCGATGCTCTCAACCATCCACATCGGCGTCTTCTCGCTGGGCTAGCATCCCCGCCAGTTCGGCCAGGGTCACGCCCACCTCCAGCAGACGGCTGAGCTGGGAGACGTCGAGCTGGGGGAACAGCCGGATGAGGCGCCGCCTGAGGTCGTCGTATCCGTCGGCCTGGCGCACCTGTTCGAGCAGGAGGTCCAGCGGGTCCTTCATGGCCTCGCTGCCAAGGTTGAGCGCCTGACCTAGGAGCTCGAAGACGTACTGCTGTCCGTTGAGCACTCCACGGCTAGGTCGTGCGGATTCCAGGCTCACGCGGGTAGCCTCGAGGGGGGTCGGGCGCTGGGCGCCGGGCCGGATCAGGATACGCTCGTTGGCCTGCGGTGCGGGCAGGCCGAACTCCCGCTGCACATAGCTCTCGGGGATGGGTACGCCCATCTGCTGAAGGAGGTCTAGTGTCTCCGCGCGCTGCTTCTGGTCTTTCTCCTCCTCGAGGATGCCCTGAATCACCGGGGCCAGCTTTATTCTCTCGATGCCAAAATTGAAGGCGATAAAGGGTTTGGCGAGCTGTTCCCGCAGGGTTTCGCCGAGGGCCAGCGTATCGGCTTCCAGCAGGTCCATGCGGGTCTTGAGATGCACCTGTCCGAGGGCCTGGGTGCCGTGCTGGCCTTCGCTCGAGGTGAGGGTCTGTCCCAACACGGCCAGGGTCATCTCGCGGTTGGCCAGCTCGATCAGCTTTTCATAGACCTCTGGGCCACCCCTTTGCGCAGTCTCGATGATCTCAATCTCGGTATCCTTGCTGATCACTCCGGCAGCGTCGGTGCCGAGGTTGCGCACGGCGGCCTCCAGGGCATCCCGCTCGTCCTTCCCGGTCGCCGGGTCATACTTGCCCAGTCGATAGGGCTGTCCGTACAGCTCGCCGTAGGTCAACCAGTCTTTGAGCTCGTAGTGCTTGAAGAGGTACCACCAGGCGGTGGTACGCATCAATCCGGCCCGCGTGGGGGAGCCCGCCCGGGCCCGGTAGCGGTGCTCGATCACCTGACCGTACTGCGGCAGCATGCCCGTGGGCTCTTCCTGAGTGCGGATCTTAAAGCGCCTGAGGTTGAAGTCGTAGATGAGATGCTTAGCCCCAATGTGCTGGAACTGCGTGGGCTGCCACAGCCCGTCTACGCGCTCCCAGACCAACCCCACCATGCTCACGCCCTGCCCCAGGGCATCCAGCAGGTCCAGCATTAGCCCGCGCCAGGGCATGTCGGTCCACACCTCGCGGAAGGCGTCCGCGTAGCGCCTGGCCTCGCTGCTACTGTCCTTGGGCTCGACGCGCCACTCGAGGCCGATGCTGGCCAGCCGGCGATCCTGCATGAGTTTGAGCAGGGTGCCGTCGCGTTCCTCCATCTCCTCAAAAAGTTCAGCTTGGGTCTCGAGGTAGCCGTCGTCGGCCTCGCGTAGGATCTGGGCCAGGCGCTGCGGGGTCAGGCCCCGCAGCGGGTAGCTGCGCCACCTCGAGTCCAGTCCCAAGACCGGCGAGGGGGTCTTGTTGGTAGGGGGGCTGGAACTGATGGGGTTGCCGTACTGGTCGAGGATTGGCATAGTCCGCGCTCCAAAAAGAAGCAGCCCCCGAAGGGGCTGCTAGGTTACCGACAGTCTACTTCACTCGTGTGGGTTTAGTTGCAGTTCGCCCAGCCTTTTCCAGTTTCGCCCTGAGCCGTTCAATGCGCTCAGTCCAATCACCATGCCATCGTTGTCGGCGTGCCTCAATGCTGAAACTTAGGGCCTCCTCGAGCTGTCCCTGCTTTTCCAAAACGATCACCAAGCGCTCAAACCCCGGGTGACGGACGCCCGTCGCGCCACCCCTGCCGTATTTCCTGCGCATCGCCTCACGAACTTGGGGGGCAATTGCTACCATTGAACGCGCGGTCCCCAGGGCAGCTTCCAGCATCCCTGGCCGGTCACGGTGCTTGTACTGGAGCTCCATAAGGTCCATCAAGGCAAAGTGTCGTTCCAGGACGCCCGAGGCTGTTTGCGCAGCCCGCTTCGCCAGCTCGAGTTGGCGATCAAGGTCAATGGGATCCACGTTGGTCAGTATATGTCCAACCTGGCTCACGCTTTCTGTCAGAACTCCCCAGGCATTAGGAGCCTTTTTACGGGGCTCCGTGGGCAGGCCGGTCCAACCACCGGCCCCCCGCGTGCCGGGGCATTTGCCGCCCCATCGGCGGGCCAGCGGGCCGCTCAGTACAGCCCCTCGTGGCCA
The Meiothermus sp. Pnk-1 genome window above contains:
- a CDS encoding DUF935 family protein, whose product is MPILDQYGNPISSSPPTNKTPSPVLGLDSRWRSYPLRGLTPQRLAQILREADDGYLETQAELFEEMEERDGTLLKLMQDRRLASIGLEWRVEPKDSSSEARRYADAFREVWTDMPWRGLMLDLLDALGQGVSMVGLVWERVDGLWQPTQFQHIGAKHLIYDFNLRRFKIRTQEEPTGMLPQYGQVIEHRYRARAGSPTRAGLMRTTAWWYLFKHYELKDWLTYGELYGQPYRLGKYDPATGKDERDALEAAVRNLGTDAAGVISKDTEIEIIETAQRGGPEVYEKLIELANREMTLAVLGQTLTSSEGQHGTQALGQVHLKTRMDLLEADTLALGETLREQLAKPFIAFNFGIERIKLAPVIQGILEEEKDQKQRAETLDLLQQMGVPIPESYVQREFGLPAPQANERILIRPGAQRPTPLEATRVSLESARPSRGVLNGQQYVFELLGQALNLGSEAMKDPLDLLLEQVRQADGYDDLRRRLIRLFPQLDVSQLSRLLEVGVTLAELAGMLAQREDADVDG
- a CDS encoding phage minor head protein yields the protein MWMVESIAVDPEAALEFFRSRLPVTDPEFRALSDAARRRAFFVAGLARLDLVQEVMNALDAALAEGETFERFRERLSQQVARAWGGQSPHRLRTIFDTNLQMAYGAGRWRAANELRDSRPYWGLEVVLDGRTSSICRNLAGVVRPADDPFWTNHIPPLHFRCRTALVTYSAEQARGRVSQTVPDQPPLEGFGRPPDVEGWRPRASDYDPELWAAFQYEQDRMGSMRAEQIRLGEQFLAGRSVLSSADTNAVYRALAQAGLSEYLRKRPLAVLDIQPLPGQGENVLLGYYLEDEQHLVLNSARPAQTINQDFRPARLKTFSATGETLVEALRRTLIHEIGHHLLVDLKGREGFIALVQEAYRSGSAISLRARRDWEEYFCECFAAHTFAARTLFAFDPTGHAMIEKARKELGLP